The Mercurialis annua linkage group LG7, ddMerAnnu1.2, whole genome shotgun sequence genome includes the window gGGAATAGCAACAAAATCACTCAATTATCCAATTCATTCTGAGTTCAAGAATCATAATTGTTCATCTATGTCCCAAGATTATCATCAAGCTGGTATTTTTTCGTTCTCTTCGAATGGATTCGAGAGATCGTCATCGTCGACGACCGAAGGGTTAGCTCAAGCTCATCAAGAACATCAGCATCACTTAGCTCAACAGATCCGAAGAGATAAGCTTCGAGTTTAtgaaccaaacgcttcaccacCGGGTCATTCATTAGTAGGTATTGATGTGGAGGAATCCGGTGGACTTCCGGTGTATGAAACAGCCGGAATGTTATCAGAAATGTTCAATTTTCCTCCTGGAGGACCAGTTACGGCAGCTGAATTGTTGGACCAGTCTAGTTATCACCACCATCATAATCATAAtcctcatcatcatcatcagatTTCAGGTATTAATGCAAATTCTGCAGCTGCCATGCAGCTTTTTCTGATGAATCCACCACAACAAAGATCACCTTCTCCTGCTCCAGCTCCGGCTCCGCCTCAAACTTCTTCTACACTTCATATGTTACTTCCAAATCCGTCATCTAATTCTCTTCAAGGGTTTACTGGTAATTTTGGAGCTACTAGTAGTGATCATCAAATTTCTCATCCACAATTCAGTTGGGTTCATGATAATAATTCTCACCATGAAGAACACGGCAGCAACACTGTTGCTGAAAACCAAGGGCTTTCTTTGTCATTATCATCATCTTTGCAACACTTGGAAGCAGCAAAAGCTGAAGAATTAAGAATGGGAGAGACTGGATTATTGTATTATAATCATCATCAAACCGGAACCGGTTCATCGTCTAGCGCTCAATATTTCAAGAATTTAAGCGGCCAACAACAACAACAGCAACAACAAGCATTGCATTTACAAGCCGGAGTCGGAGTGGGAGTCGGAATTGGACAGAATCATCACCAAGTTCATGTCGGATACGGATCTTCTCTCGGAGTGGTTAATGTTTTGAGAAACTCCAAGTATGTGAAAGCCGCTCAAGAATTGTTAGAAGAGTTTTGTAGTGTGGGAAGAGGTCAATTCAAGAAAAGCAAACTCACTAGACAAAACACAAACCCTAATTCTAATACTCCAGGAGGAAgtagcggcggcggcggcggcggtggttC containing:
- the LOC126655747 gene encoding BEL1-like homeodomain protein 4; this encodes MGIATKSLNYPIHSEFKNHNCSSMSQDYHQAGIFSFSSNGFERSSSSTTEGLAQAHQEHQHHLAQQIRRDKLRVYEPNASPPGHSLVGIDVEESGGLPVYETAGMLSEMFNFPPGGPVTAAELLDQSSYHHHHNHNPHHHHQISGINANSAAAMQLFLMNPPQQRSPSPAPAPAPPQTSSTLHMLLPNPSSNSLQGFTGNFGATSSDHQISHPQFSWVHDNNSHHEEHGSNTVAENQGLSLSLSSSLQHLEAAKAEELRMGETGLLYYNHHQTGTGSSSSAQYFKNLSGQQQQQQQQALHLQAGVGVGVGIGQNHHQVHVGYGSSLGVVNVLRNSKYVKAAQELLEEFCSVGRGQFKKSKLTRQNTNPNSNTPGGSSGGGGGGGSSSSTKDPPSLSASDRIEHQRRKVKLLAMLDEVDRRYNHYCEQMQMVVNSFDLVMGFGAAVPYTALAQKAMSRHFRCLKEAIAAQLKQSCEILGEKDGAGSSGITKGETPRLRLLEQSLRQQRAFHQMGMMEQEAWRPQRGLPERSVNILRAWLFEHFLHPYPSDADKHLLARQTGLSRNQVSNWFINARVRLWKPMVEEMYQQESKDEDEDDDKDNQKKNKNKKNNNNINAQISTTTNTTATPTPSSSPTITSTAKRSEFPYENDPSTNVITPLTTATAEVAPPPPLLAPPPHAHHQNFHVGEDTCRRGSIVAGDYGTTGNLAAGADHCIIRFGTTSGAAAGDVSLTLGLRHAGNMPEKTNAFSVRDFGNC